From one Planktothrix sp. FACHB-1365 genomic stretch:
- a CDS encoding 2Fe-2S iron-sulfur cluster-binding protein: MTVYQVRLINEAQGLDCTIPVPDDQYILDIAKDNGIRLPSGCEQGDCSVCVAKLLNGQVDQSEQKFLRPAEIAMGYTVTCVAYPRSDCTLYTHQEQVLYQSSLYYQPNSD; the protein is encoded by the coding sequence ATGACGGTTTATCAAGTCCGCTTAATTAACGAAGCTCAAGGTTTAGATTGCACCATTCCGGTTCCTGATGATCAGTATATTCTCGATATTGCAAAAGACAATGGTATTCGTCTACCATCAGGATGTGAGCAAGGAGATTGTTCAGTTTGTGTTGCTAAACTCCTAAACGGTCAAGTTGATCAAAGTGAACAAAAATTTCTCCGGCCTGCGGAAATCGCGATGGGGTATACTGTAACCTGTGTTGCTTATCCTCGTTCAGATTGTACCCTCTATACCCATCAAGAACAAGTTTTATATCAATCCTCTCTTTATTATCAACCTAATTCAGATTGA
- a CDS encoding type I restriction endonuclease, with protein MAYALSGNQWHLQLLHGIRINTLLTISNKPITLQLLDFSNLLNNDWLVIYSFPVIEGDYQHCLDLVIFINGLPLVVFQGLHGGEESWSLRAACLRLQEYQVHLPKFFSFNELLVLSNGIQSRIGTLMNDWKQFIPIPAINKEDIPFLGETEIEMLIQGFFDQRRFLQIVQNGIIFRQSRTKLTKKLPKKSV; from the coding sequence ATGGCTTATGCCCTTTCTGGAAATCAATGGCATCTACAATTGTTGCATGGGATTAGAATTAACACGTTATTGACTATTTCTAATAAACCGATAACGTTGCAACTTTTAGATTTCTCCAATCTGCTGAATAACGATTGGTTAGTGATCTATTCCTTTCCTGTGATTGAAGGCGACTATCAACATTGCCTAGATCTGGTTATCTTTATTAATGGATTGCCATTAGTAGTCTTTCAGGGTCTTCATGGAGGGGAGGAAAGCTGGTCACTACGAGCGGCGTGTTTACGACTTCAAGAGTATCAAGTTCACCTGCCTAAGTTTTTTTCATTTAATGAGTTGCTGGTGCTGTCTAATGGGATTCAATCTCGGATTGGCACATTAATGAATGATTGGAAACAGTTTATCCCAATTCCTGCAATTAACAAAGAAGATATCCCTTTCTTAGGAGAAACCGAGATAGAAATGTTAATTCAAGGGTTTTTTGATCAACGGCGATTTTTGCAAATCGTACAAAACGGGATTATATTTCGACAAAGCCGGACGAAGTTAACCAAAAAGTTACCTAAAAAATCGGTTTAA
- a CDS encoding recombinase produces MSNALNLNTEGTYKGYPDLLEFYQRKAKETPKGVSLKLQNNKHLLLQFTFPDTRKRSTKTCGVQFTEKGVIEALDKAWKVKEALERFTTASEFWSWYDLEILGKNTLVNDLKTYREIFEEIEQEYWNGTHKNTGEKRKKGITNYDRSFFETYLKFFNKFNNWDKYPEWIDLELVLNSFEKGTKSYKDCYSTLKNIANRCNIKTSQLLIEKLNKIDSKQSIFKEKQSISIDEFLNWYKTCSDEIPTLNRQCDRETRQSWLWVCAMCVIYGLRPSEIMSAINLYKPVTEKEIKQAWGSKGSRLGASKVTIKAINDPTNTELLLVLGNQYYVGENNDIPITIKTGGRICTPLCNNNKIIELLKIHYPKLPAYTPKLNSKPESYITGFTANYRKRLLGYKCPVTQAYAFRHLGNQLGEKYGIPQETRARSLGHSVAMNDSTYKSRENLQTTVDLLTNYSKQPLGLDAAKFQLEASGFDLNDPSVKAMLKIIYQLDN; encoded by the coding sequence ATGAGTAACGCTTTAAACCTAAATACAGAGGGAACCTATAAGGGATATCCTGACCTGCTAGAGTTCTATCAACGCAAAGCTAAGGAGACACCCAAAGGAGTAAGCCTTAAGCTTCAGAATAATAAGCACTTATTACTACAGTTCACTTTTCCCGATACGAGAAAACGTTCTACTAAGACTTGTGGGGTACAATTTACAGAGAAAGGAGTTATTGAGGCACTAGACAAGGCGTGGAAGGTTAAAGAAGCCCTAGAACGGTTCACAACCGCTAGTGAGTTCTGGAGTTGGTACGACTTAGAAATACTAGGTAAAAATACCTTAGTTAATGACCTCAAAACCTACCGTGAAATATTTGAGGAAATAGAACAAGAATATTGGAACGGGACACATAAAAACACGGGAGAAAAACGGAAAAAAGGGATAACAAACTATGACCGTTCTTTTTTTGAAACCTATCTAAAGTTTTTTAATAAGTTCAATAATTGGGATAAATACCCTGAATGGATAGATTTAGAATTGGTTCTTAATTCTTTTGAAAAAGGAACTAAAAGCTACAAAGACTGTTACAGCACACTTAAAAATATAGCTAATCGCTGTAATATCAAAACCAGTCAATTGTTAATTGAAAAGCTTAATAAAATAGATTCAAAACAATCTATTTTTAAAGAAAAACAATCAATAAGTATTGATGAATTCCTGAACTGGTATAAAACCTGTAGTGATGAGATACCCACACTTAACCGTCAATGTGATAGAGAAACTAGGCAATCATGGTTATGGGTTTGTGCTATGTGTGTAATCTATGGCTTAAGACCCAGTGAAATAATGTCAGCTATCAATCTCTACAAGCCTGTTACAGAGAAGGAAATTAAACAAGCTTGGGGTAGCAAAGGAAGTCGCTTAGGTGCTTCAAAAGTAACGATAAAAGCTATCAATGATCCTACTAACACAGAGTTACTTTTAGTTTTAGGTAATCAATACTATGTAGGAGAAAATAACGATATCCCAATAACAATTAAAACGGGAGGACGTATCTGCACACCATTATGCAATAACAACAAAATCATTGAATTGTTAAAAATACACTATCCTAAACTACCTGCTTACACCCCAAAATTAAACAGCAAACCAGAAAGTTATATTACAGGTTTTACAGCTAATTACCGTAAACGATTATTAGGTTACAAATGCCCGGTAACGCAAGCTTATGCGTTTCGACATCTAGGTAATCAACTAGGTGAAAAGTACGGTATTCCACAAGAAACAAGAGCAAGGTCATTAGGGCATTCTGTAGCAATGAATGACAGCACCTATAAATCAAGAGAGAACTTGCAGACTACCGTAGACTTGTTGACAAATTACAGTAAACAACCGCTAGGATTAGATGCAGCTAAGTTTCAACTTGAAGCCTCTGGCTTTGATTTAAACGATCCATCAGTTAAAGCAATGTTAAAAATTATCTATCAATTAGATAATTAG